A stretch of Myxococcus hansupus DNA encodes these proteins:
- the aceB gene encoding malate synthase A, which produces MSDQAPSVKPPAFGPGVVVKGPWHPDYAEVLTPEALDFVAKLVRTFGERREALLERRKVVQAAWSKGERPHFLPETKSIREGDWTVAPLPADLQDRRVEITGPVDRKMVINALNSGANVFMADFEDANSPTWDNVVRGQINLRDAVKDTISFTAENGKHYALNPKRAVLFVRPRGWHLPERNVEIDGKPISGSLFDFGLFFFHNAREQLARGTGPYFYLPKMQSHLEARLWNDVFHLAQSELNIPRGTIKATVLIETLPAAFEMDEILYELREHSAGLNCGRWDYIFSFIKTLQSDTSVVLPDRGQVTMDKAFLNAYSQLLIQTCHRRNVHAMGGMAAFIPIKGDAAANDAVMDKVRADKLREVKNGHDGTWVAHPGLVEIARDIFDSHMKGPNQLSNKREDVKIGEAELLKVPSGTRTEEGLRHNIRVGIQYTAAWLGGLGCVPLYNLMEDAATAEISRAQVWQWIHHGASLEDGRKVTPALFRDALGEEMNRLEKEGAKERYGAAHLERARVLFEQLSTAGTFEDFLTLPAYDALEAQR; this is translated from the coding sequence ATGTCGGACCAAGCCCCCTCTGTGAAGCCCCCGGCCTTCGGCCCGGGCGTGGTGGTGAAGGGGCCCTGGCACCCCGACTACGCGGAGGTGCTCACCCCGGAGGCCCTGGACTTCGTGGCGAAGCTGGTCCGCACCTTCGGGGAGCGCCGGGAGGCCCTGCTGGAGCGCCGCAAGGTGGTCCAGGCCGCCTGGAGCAAGGGGGAGCGGCCCCACTTCCTGCCGGAGACGAAGTCCATCCGGGAGGGCGACTGGACGGTGGCGCCCCTGCCCGCCGACCTCCAGGACCGCCGCGTGGAGATCACCGGCCCGGTGGACCGGAAGATGGTCATCAACGCCCTCAACTCCGGGGCGAACGTCTTCATGGCGGACTTCGAGGACGCCAACAGCCCCACCTGGGACAACGTGGTGCGCGGGCAAATCAACCTGCGTGACGCGGTGAAGGACACCATCTCCTTCACCGCGGAGAACGGGAAGCACTACGCCCTCAACCCGAAGCGCGCCGTGCTCTTCGTGCGGCCCCGCGGCTGGCACCTGCCGGAGCGGAACGTCGAAATCGACGGCAAGCCCATCTCCGGCTCGCTCTTCGACTTCGGGCTCTTCTTCTTCCACAACGCGCGCGAGCAGTTGGCGCGCGGCACCGGGCCCTACTTCTACCTGCCGAAGATGCAGAGCCACCTGGAGGCCCGGCTGTGGAACGACGTGTTCCACCTGGCCCAGTCGGAGCTCAACATCCCGCGCGGCACCATCAAGGCCACCGTCCTCATCGAGACGCTGCCCGCCGCGTTCGAGATGGACGAAATCCTCTACGAGCTGCGCGAGCACTCGGCCGGCCTCAACTGCGGCCGCTGGGACTACATCTTCAGCTTCATCAAGACGCTCCAGTCCGACACCAGCGTGGTGCTGCCCGACCGCGGCCAGGTGACCATGGACAAGGCGTTCCTCAACGCCTACTCGCAGCTCCTCATCCAGACGTGCCACCGCCGCAACGTGCACGCGATGGGCGGCATGGCGGCCTTCATCCCCATCAAGGGTGACGCGGCGGCCAACGACGCCGTCATGGACAAGGTGCGCGCGGACAAGCTGCGCGAGGTGAAGAACGGCCACGACGGGACGTGGGTGGCCCACCCCGGCCTCGTGGAAATCGCGCGCGACATCTTCGACTCGCACATGAAGGGCCCCAACCAGCTCTCCAACAAGCGCGAGGACGTGAAGATTGGCGAGGCGGAGCTGCTCAAGGTGCCCTCCGGCACGCGCACCGAGGAGGGCCTGCGCCACAACATCCGCGTGGGCATCCAGTACACCGCCGCGTGGCTGGGCGGCCTGGGCTGCGTGCCGCTCTACAACCTGATGGAGGACGCGGCCACCGCCGAAATCTCACGCGCGCAGGTGTGGCAGTGGATTCACCACGGCGCCTCGCTGGAGGACGGCCGCAAGGTGACGCCCGCCCTCTTCCGCGACGCGCTGGGCGAGGAGATGAACCGCCTCGAGAAGGAGGGCGCCAAGGAGCGCTACGGCGCCGCCCACCTGGAGCGCGCGCGCGTGCTCTTCGAGCAGCTCTCCACCGCGGGCACCTTCGAGGACTTCCTCACCCTGCCCGCCTACGACGCGCTGGAAGCCCAGCGCTGA
- a CDS encoding PspC domain-containing protein, translating to MDAKRRCATCTEEVSLEVRRCPSCGARTEPLHRGVEGRLLTGVCAALGRETGLDVALIRVGFVVALAVSGGTALMVYLLLWAFTPPSATGTAPLRRTYNWLSGLGNSETSPRVERRV from the coding sequence ATGGACGCCAAGAGACGCTGCGCCACCTGCACGGAGGAAGTGAGCCTGGAGGTCCGGAGGTGCCCGAGCTGTGGCGCGCGCACGGAGCCGCTGCACCGGGGCGTGGAGGGGCGGCTGTTGACCGGGGTGTGCGCGGCGCTGGGGCGCGAGACGGGCCTGGACGTGGCGCTCATCCGCGTGGGCTTCGTGGTGGCGCTGGCGGTGTCCGGGGGCACCGCGCTGATGGTGTACCTGCTGCTGTGGGCCTTCACGCCGCCGTCGGCGACGGGCACCGCGCCCCTGCGGCGCACGTACAACTGGCTGTCCGGCCTGGGGAACTCGGAGACTTCGCCCCGCGTCGAGCGCCGGGTGTAG
- the fumC gene encoding class II fumarate hydratase, whose amino-acid sequence MSTKNVRTEKDTFGPIDVPADRLWGAQTQRSLQNFAISTERMPLALIRALVLVKKAAALVNVENGTLAKEKGGAIVRAADEVLAGQHDDEFPLSVWQTGSGTQSNMNTNEVLANRASELLGGERGEARKVHPNDDVNKGQSSNDVFPTAMSVAAVAAITGQVLPELKSLRDVFAEKSRAFQDVVKVGRTHLQDATPLTLGQELGGFVAQLNHAQSHLERTLPHLLELALGGTAVGTGLNAPKGYAERVAKELAQLTGHPFVTAPNKFEALAANDALVQAHGALKGLAAVLFKVANDVRWLSSGPRSGLAEIIIPENEPGSSIMPGKVNPTQSEALTMLCAQVMGNDVAVTVGGASGNFQLNVFKPLIAHNLLQSCRLLADGMRSFRLHCAVGIEPNRARIQENLERSLMLVTALNPHIGYDNAAKIAKTAYKDGTTLKETAVALGLVTPEQFDQWVRPEDMTGHKG is encoded by the coding sequence GTGAGCACGAAGAACGTTCGCACCGAGAAAGACACCTTCGGTCCCATCGACGTCCCCGCCGACCGGCTGTGGGGCGCGCAGACGCAGCGCAGCCTCCAGAACTTCGCCATCTCCACCGAGCGCATGCCGCTGGCCCTCATCCGCGCGCTCGTGCTGGTGAAGAAGGCCGCCGCGCTGGTGAACGTGGAGAACGGCACGCTGGCGAAGGAGAAGGGTGGCGCCATCGTCCGGGCCGCGGACGAGGTCCTGGCCGGCCAGCACGATGACGAGTTCCCCCTGAGCGTGTGGCAGACGGGCAGCGGGACGCAGTCGAACATGAACACGAACGAGGTGCTCGCCAACCGCGCCTCGGAGCTTCTGGGCGGCGAGCGCGGTGAAGCGCGCAAGGTCCACCCCAACGACGACGTCAACAAGGGGCAGAGCTCCAACGACGTCTTCCCCACCGCGATGAGCGTGGCCGCCGTGGCCGCCATCACCGGGCAGGTGCTGCCCGAGCTGAAGTCCCTGCGCGACGTGTTCGCGGAGAAGTCTCGCGCCTTCCAGGACGTGGTGAAGGTGGGCCGCACCCACCTGCAGGACGCCACGCCCCTGACGCTGGGGCAGGAGCTGGGCGGCTTCGTGGCGCAGTTGAATCACGCGCAGTCCCACCTGGAGCGGACCCTGCCGCACCTCCTGGAGCTGGCGTTGGGCGGCACGGCGGTGGGCACGGGCCTCAACGCGCCCAAGGGCTACGCCGAGCGCGTGGCGAAGGAGCTGGCCCAGCTCACCGGCCACCCCTTCGTCACCGCGCCCAACAAGTTCGAGGCGCTGGCCGCCAACGACGCGCTGGTGCAGGCGCACGGGGCGCTCAAGGGGCTGGCGGCGGTGCTCTTCAAGGTGGCCAATGACGTGCGTTGGCTGTCTTCCGGGCCGCGCTCGGGCCTGGCGGAAATCATCATCCCGGAGAACGAGCCGGGCAGCTCCATCATGCCGGGCAAGGTGAACCCCACCCAGAGCGAGGCGCTCACCATGCTGTGCGCCCAGGTGATGGGCAACGACGTGGCCGTCACCGTGGGCGGCGCGTCCGGCAACTTCCAGCTCAACGTCTTCAAGCCGCTCATCGCCCACAACCTGCTCCAGAGCTGCCGGCTGCTGGCGGACGGCATGCGCAGCTTCCGCCTGCACTGTGCGGTGGGCATCGAGCCGAACCGGGCCCGCATCCAGGAGAACCTGGAGCGCAGCCTGATGCTGGTGACGGCGCTCAACCCCCACATCGGCTACGACAACGCGGCGAAAATCGCGAAGACGGCCTACAAGGACGGCACCACGCTCAAGGAGACGGCCGTGGCGCTGGGGCTCGTCACGCCCGAGCAGTTCGACCAGTGGGTCCGCCCGGAGGACATGACGGGCCACAAGGGGTAG
- the clpP gene encoding ATP-dependent Clp endopeptidase proteolytic subunit ClpP has translation MNVPFVIETTHRGERAYDLYSRLLKDRIIMLGTPVNDDVANIIVAQLLFLESEDPDKGINLYINSPGGSVTAGLAIYDTMQYVKCPVSTICVGQAASMGALLLLAGAKGKRYALPNSRIMIHQPLGGAQGQATDIDIQAKEILRLRSYINGLIVKHTGHTVERIEKDTERDYFMSAEDARQYGLIDEVVEKQRVITPTPAPAK, from the coding sequence ATGAACGTCCCCTTCGTCATCGAGACCACGCACCGCGGCGAGCGGGCGTACGACTTGTACAGCCGGCTCCTCAAGGACCGCATCATCATGCTGGGCACGCCTGTCAATGACGACGTGGCCAACATCATCGTGGCCCAGCTCCTGTTCCTGGAGTCGGAAGACCCGGACAAGGGCATCAACCTCTACATCAACTCGCCGGGCGGCTCCGTCACGGCGGGCCTCGCCATCTACGACACCATGCAGTACGTGAAGTGTCCGGTGTCCACCATCTGCGTGGGGCAGGCCGCGTCCATGGGCGCGCTGCTGCTGCTGGCGGGGGCGAAGGGCAAGCGCTACGCGCTGCCCAACAGCCGCATCATGATTCACCAGCCGCTGGGCGGCGCGCAGGGCCAGGCCACGGACATCGACATCCAGGCCAAGGAAATCCTCCGGCTGCGCAGCTACATCAACGGCCTCATCGTGAAGCACACCGGCCACACCGTGGAGCGCATCGAGAAGGACACCGAGCGCGACTACTTCATGAGCGCCGAGGACGCGCGGCAGTACGGCCTCATCGACGAGGTGGTGGAGAAGCAGCGCGTCATCACCCCGACGCCCGCTCCGGCGAAGTGA
- a CDS encoding DUF3293 domain-containing protein, with the protein MSPHERERLTAAYTATRYVIRPHPSTGGVEQILRAGALHPALDATLAARGHREWAFLTAWNPGSQWRSAEENRREQERLIAQLVAGGWAVASALGEADDGSWCEQSLFVPGLPREEAARFGRAYGQVAVLVGRTGGQAELMFCEEAHTPAP; encoded by the coding sequence ATGAGCCCCCACGAACGCGAGCGATTGACGGCGGCCTACACGGCGACGCGCTACGTCATCCGGCCCCACCCCAGCACGGGTGGCGTCGAGCAAATCCTGCGAGCCGGCGCCCTGCACCCGGCCCTGGACGCAACGCTTGCGGCCCGCGGCCACCGGGAGTGGGCCTTCCTGACGGCGTGGAACCCCGGCTCCCAGTGGCGGAGCGCCGAGGAGAACCGCCGCGAACAGGAGCGGCTCATCGCGCAGCTCGTCGCGGGGGGATGGGCAGTCGCCTCCGCCCTGGGCGAGGCGGATGACGGAAGCTGGTGCGAACAGAGCCTCTTCGTCCCGGGCCTGCCCCGCGAGGAGGCCGCACGCTTCGGACGCGCCTACGGACAGGTCGCCGTCCTCGTGGGACGCACGGGAGGACAGGCCGAGCTGATGTTCTGCGAGGAGGCGCACACGCCAGCGCCGTGA
- a CDS encoding M48 family metalloprotease: protein MTSRLRLLPLLALLSVTTCVRNPATGKRMLSLVSQNDEIALGKQSAEEVRGSIGLIQEPKVQDYVARVGLPMAKASERPELPWTVQAVDDPVVNAFALPGGPVFVTRGLLTALNSEAELASVLGHEVAHITARHSVEQISQAQLAQAGLLLGSVLSEDVARFGGLAAAGLQLLFLKYGRDDERQADELGFKYMLNAGYDVRAAANVFATLDRVGKAAGGQSLPAWLSTHPDPGDRVKTAQERAANAHVDFNKLKDGREEYLAMLQGMAYGNDPRQGFFRGNVFMHPGLRFQLTFPQGWKTANQPQQVAGVSPQEDAIVGLVPTGNIAPQEAMQRFMAQEGIQPANAAPAGFPPGAAFFQAQTEQGVIAGVTAFVSQGGTTLQLLGYTGAQQLPAYEEAFRATFSSFGALTDASALAVQPARIELAKIASPMTLQQFNEQNPSTISVEELSIINGVQPGDTLPAGRTVKRVTGGVKSTP, encoded by the coding sequence ATGACCTCACGCCTCAGGCTGCTGCCACTGCTGGCCCTGCTCTCCGTGACGACCTGCGTGCGAAACCCCGCGACGGGCAAACGCATGCTGTCGCTCGTGTCCCAGAACGACGAAATCGCCCTGGGCAAACAGAGCGCGGAGGAGGTCCGCGGGTCCATTGGCCTCATCCAGGAACCCAAGGTCCAGGACTACGTCGCCCGGGTGGGCCTGCCCATGGCCAAGGCGTCCGAGCGGCCCGAGCTGCCGTGGACCGTGCAGGCCGTGGACGACCCGGTGGTGAACGCCTTCGCCCTCCCCGGCGGCCCCGTGTTCGTCACGCGCGGCCTGCTCACGGCGCTCAACTCCGAGGCGGAGCTGGCCTCCGTGCTGGGACATGAGGTCGCCCACATCACCGCGCGCCACTCCGTGGAGCAGATTTCCCAGGCGCAGCTCGCGCAGGCCGGCCTCCTGCTGGGCAGCGTGCTGAGCGAGGACGTGGCCCGCTTCGGGGGCCTGGCCGCCGCGGGACTCCAGCTCTTGTTCCTCAAGTACGGCCGCGACGACGAGCGCCAGGCGGACGAGCTGGGCTTCAAGTACATGTTGAACGCGGGCTACGACGTGCGTGCCGCGGCGAACGTCTTCGCCACGCTGGACCGCGTGGGCAAGGCCGCGGGCGGCCAGAGCCTCCCCGCGTGGCTGTCCACCCACCCCGACCCGGGTGACCGCGTGAAGACCGCGCAGGAGCGTGCCGCGAACGCCCACGTGGACTTCAACAAGCTCAAGGACGGGCGCGAGGAGTACCTCGCCATGCTCCAGGGCATGGCCTACGGCAACGACCCGCGGCAGGGCTTCTTCCGGGGCAATGTCTTCATGCACCCGGGACTGCGCTTCCAGCTCACCTTCCCGCAGGGATGGAAGACGGCGAACCAGCCCCAGCAGGTGGCGGGCGTCAGCCCCCAGGAGGATGCCATCGTCGGCCTGGTGCCCACCGGGAACATCGCGCCGCAAGAGGCGATGCAGCGCTTCATGGCACAGGAAGGCATCCAGCCCGCCAATGCCGCGCCCGCTGGCTTTCCTCCGGGCGCCGCGTTCTTCCAGGCGCAGACGGAGCAAGGCGTCATCGCGGGCGTCACCGCCTTCGTGAGCCAGGGCGGCACCACGCTCCAGCTCCTGGGCTACACCGGGGCGCAGCAGCTCCCCGCGTACGAGGAGGCCTTCCGCGCCACCTTCTCCAGCTTCGGTGCGCTGACGGACGCCTCCGCGCTGGCCGTCCAGCCCGCGCGCATCGAGCTGGCGAAAATCGCCTCGCCCATGACGCTGCAGCAGTTCAACGAGCAGAACCCATCCACCATCTCCGTGGAGGAGCTGTCCATCATCAACGGCGTACAGCCCGGGGACACCCTGCCCGCGGGCCGCACGGTGAAGCGCGTGACGGGTGGGGTGAAATCCACGCCCTGA
- a CDS encoding ester cyclase: MTRHVTFLMCALGWLAGCATMSPVERAAALEAQNKQRVQQLTEELYNLRKLERIPEYIAEDFVDRSHGAPGGVVGPAALRQQAEASFQSFPELKFDILHLVADGDLVLVHWKATGPDPKHLDPTGEPQTLQLRGHSLYRLRDGKVVESWDISDRLSPLLQRGYKVVPPTL; this comes from the coding sequence ATGACACGACACGTGACATTTCTGATGTGTGCCCTCGGGTGGCTCGCGGGCTGCGCGACGATGTCTCCCGTGGAGCGCGCCGCGGCCCTGGAGGCCCAGAACAAGCAGCGGGTGCAGCAGCTCACCGAGGAGCTCTACAACCTGCGCAAGCTGGAGCGCATCCCGGAGTACATCGCCGAGGACTTCGTGGACCGCTCCCACGGCGCCCCTGGCGGCGTGGTGGGACCGGCCGCCCTGCGTCAGCAGGCCGAGGCCAGCTTCCAGAGCTTCCCCGAGCTGAAGTTCGACATCCTCCACCTGGTGGCGGACGGCGACCTGGTGCTGGTGCACTGGAAGGCCACCGGGCCGGACCCGAAGCACCTGGACCCGACCGGCGAGCCCCAGACGCTCCAGCTCCGGGGCCACTCCCTGTACCGCCTGCGCGACGGCAAGGTGGTGGAGTCGTGGGACATCTCCGACCGCCTCTCGCCGCTGCTCCAGCGCGGCTACAAGGTGGTGCCGCCCACGCTGTAG
- a CDS encoding acyl-CoA dehydrogenase, translated as MVDDTRPTAHELLSLPRLAPLVPMLYVAWTDGELTPEEIRAMGTAARAQPWLDLRSNTVLARWLDPLVPPTPAELAQVREHIRRTAERLSHSGQKNLAELGAQLAQVGNGDEGLPAPMPELTRALNELEESLGVSGSEAVRSLVPAASPSRVEPRAPTSFDPEALRQVLDRTYPETRAQVRKWLADPAFRYTDTRDTTKYRDQVLTWLKALADQGLGRIAFPKDNETRSDLGPFLTAFETMAYFDLSLVIKAGVHFGLFGASILFLGTEKHHQKYLPQVASLELPGCFAMSELGHGSNVRDVETVARYDVETGEFVVHTPTETARKEWIGNAARHGRIATVFAQLEVGGRSLGVHALLVPLRDEAGRVLPGVRIEDCGEKLGLNGVDNGRIWFQHVRVPRENLLDRFGQVTEQGEYTSSITGDSKRFFTMLGTLVAGRVSVAGAGLSAAKSGLTIAVRYGDLRRQFGPAGDKEFRLLDHQAHQRRLLKPLAKTYAMDFALEYLVERYVNRSEEDAREVESLAAGLKAYSTWHTTAVLQEAREACGGQGYLEANRLAALKADTDVFTTFEGDNTVLMQLVAKGLLTGYRQRFEDDRVFAVLRILADRATSVVDRNPFAARRTDSDHLRDNDYHLRALRFREEELLATVSKRIRKRLGAGVEAFEAFNQVQVHMLELAHAHVERLALEQFLKGVAQVKDPGLKTVLGRLCDLYGLSCLEAASGWFQEHGWLEGAKAKAIRKEVTRLCAELRPDAVALVDAFGIPDTCLAAPIGLGHLSP; from the coding sequence ATGGTGGATGACACCCGCCCGACAGCCCACGAGCTGCTGTCCCTTCCTCGCCTCGCGCCGCTCGTCCCCATGCTGTACGTGGCCTGGACGGACGGGGAGCTCACGCCAGAGGAGATTCGCGCCATGGGCACCGCCGCCCGCGCGCAGCCCTGGCTCGATTTGCGCTCCAACACCGTGCTGGCCCGCTGGCTGGACCCCCTGGTCCCTCCCACCCCCGCCGAGCTGGCCCAGGTGCGCGAGCACATCCGCCGCACCGCGGAGCGCCTGTCCCATAGCGGACAGAAGAACCTCGCGGAGCTGGGCGCGCAGCTCGCCCAGGTGGGCAACGGCGACGAGGGCCTCCCCGCGCCCATGCCGGAGCTGACGCGCGCGCTGAACGAGCTGGAAGAGTCCCTGGGCGTCTCCGGCAGTGAGGCGGTGCGCTCGCTCGTCCCCGCGGCCTCGCCCAGCCGCGTCGAGCCGCGCGCGCCCACGTCCTTCGACCCGGAGGCCCTGCGCCAGGTGCTGGACCGCACGTACCCGGAGACGCGCGCCCAGGTGCGCAAGTGGCTGGCCGACCCGGCCTTCCGCTACACGGACACGCGCGACACCACGAAGTACCGGGACCAGGTGCTGACGTGGCTCAAGGCGCTGGCCGACCAGGGCCTGGGGCGCATCGCCTTCCCCAAGGACAACGAGACGCGCTCGGACCTGGGGCCCTTCCTCACCGCGTTCGAGACGATGGCCTATTTCGACCTGAGCCTGGTCATCAAGGCCGGTGTCCACTTCGGTCTCTTCGGCGCGAGCATCCTCTTCCTGGGCACGGAGAAGCACCACCAGAAGTACCTGCCCCAGGTGGCCTCGCTGGAGCTGCCGGGTTGCTTCGCCATGAGCGAGCTGGGCCACGGCTCCAACGTGCGCGACGTGGAGACGGTGGCGCGCTACGACGTGGAGACGGGTGAGTTCGTGGTGCACACGCCCACGGAGACGGCGCGCAAGGAGTGGATTGGCAACGCCGCCCGGCATGGGCGCATCGCCACCGTGTTCGCCCAGTTGGAGGTCGGCGGACGCTCACTGGGCGTCCACGCGCTGCTGGTGCCGCTGCGCGACGAGGCCGGCCGCGTGCTGCCCGGGGTTCGCATCGAGGACTGCGGTGAGAAGCTGGGCCTCAACGGCGTGGACAACGGCCGCATCTGGTTCCAGCACGTCCGCGTGCCCCGGGAGAACCTGCTGGACCGCTTCGGCCAGGTGACCGAGCAGGGCGAGTACACCAGCTCCATCACCGGCGACTCCAAGCGCTTCTTCACCATGTTGGGCACGCTGGTGGCGGGCCGGGTGAGCGTGGCCGGCGCGGGGCTGAGCGCGGCCAAGAGCGGGCTCACCATCGCCGTGCGCTACGGCGACTTGCGGCGCCAGTTCGGCCCCGCGGGCGACAAGGAGTTCCGCCTGCTGGACCACCAGGCGCACCAGCGGCGCCTGCTCAAGCCCCTGGCGAAGACGTACGCCATGGACTTCGCGCTCGAGTACCTCGTGGAGCGCTACGTGAATCGCTCCGAGGAGGACGCGCGCGAGGTGGAGTCGCTCGCCGCCGGACTCAAGGCGTACAGCACGTGGCACACCACCGCCGTCCTCCAGGAGGCGCGCGAGGCGTGCGGCGGCCAGGGCTACCTGGAGGCGAACCGGCTGGCGGCGCTGAAGGCGGACACGGACGTGTTCACCACCTTCGAGGGCGACAACACGGTGCTGATGCAGTTGGTCGCCAAGGGCCTGCTCACGGGCTACCGGCAGCGCTTCGAGGACGACCGCGTCTTCGCCGTGCTGCGGATTCTGGCGGACCGGGCCACCAGCGTGGTGGACCGCAACCCCTTCGCCGCGCGACGCACCGACAGCGACCACCTGCGCGACAACGACTACCACCTGCGCGCGCTGCGCTTCCGCGAGGAGGAGCTGCTGGCCACCGTGTCCAAGCGCATCCGCAAGCGGCTGGGCGCGGGCGTGGAGGCCTTCGAGGCCTTCAACCAGGTCCAGGTCCACATGCTGGAGCTGGCCCACGCGCACGTGGAGCGGCTGGCGCTGGAGCAGTTCCTCAAGGGCGTGGCCCAGGTGAAGGACCCGGGCCTCAAGACGGTGCTGGGCCGCCTGTGCGACCTCTACGGCCTGTCCTGCCTGGAGGCCGCCAGTGGCTGGTTCCAGGAGCACGGGTGGCTGGAGGGCGCCAAGGCGAAGGCCATCCGCAAGGAGGTGACGCGGCTGTGCGCCGAGCTCCGCCCGGACGCCGTGGCGCTGGTGGACGCGTTTGGGATTCCGGACACCTGCCTCGCCGCGCCCATCGGTCTGGGCCACCTGTCGCCATGA
- a CDS encoding phospholipase D-like domain-containing protein: MDEMQELEDLIPKPGALGFSGGVERARHEMQGPFLLPPGPDAFSFALYQSTGVGLVPGHSLELLENSAVFERMLADIRAARSSVHVLVYIWRPCELSDRVVEALVERARAGVACRVVVDPVGSEEIRGNRDFDQKVERVLTDAGVEVHYYRLLAGKVLGRLLGRSHQKLVIVDGRIGYTGGFGIWKVWEGDGMKPDEWRDTHLRVEGPEVRRMQLSFSRHWQESGGGLIPPSAFPEPEESGPCAAGFIDSAGKLGLTDAERMIRVVIGAARERIWIANAYFSPPNAILEQLEEKCRQGVEIRILGPGPCHDVPIMRASQRSTYERLLAAGVRIWEYQPSMMHSKTLLVDDWLSVVGSTNMDSLSLNKLKEGSLVIHDASFVRKLARCWAKDLRHSKEITLENGGRTNPWRRLARRATQLVGQDR; encoded by the coding sequence ATGGACGAAATGCAGGAGCTGGAGGACCTGATTCCCAAGCCCGGTGCCTTGGGCTTCTCCGGCGGCGTCGAGCGCGCGCGCCATGAGATGCAAGGACCCTTCCTGTTGCCCCCGGGCCCGGATGCCTTCTCCTTCGCGTTGTACCAATCCACCGGGGTGGGGCTGGTGCCCGGACACTCGCTGGAGTTGCTGGAGAACAGCGCCGTCTTCGAACGCATGCTGGCGGACATCCGCGCCGCGCGCAGCAGCGTCCACGTCCTCGTCTACATCTGGCGGCCCTGTGAGCTGTCGGACCGCGTCGTGGAGGCGTTGGTCGAGCGCGCGCGGGCGGGCGTGGCGTGCCGCGTGGTGGTGGACCCGGTGGGCAGCGAGGAGATTCGCGGCAACCGGGACTTCGACCAGAAGGTGGAGCGGGTGCTCACGGACGCGGGTGTGGAGGTCCACTACTACCGGCTCCTCGCGGGCAAGGTGCTGGGGCGCCTGTTGGGCCGCAGCCATCAGAAGCTGGTGATTGTCGACGGGCGCATTGGCTACACGGGCGGCTTCGGCATCTGGAAGGTGTGGGAAGGCGACGGCATGAAGCCGGATGAGTGGCGCGACACGCACCTGCGCGTCGAAGGGCCCGAGGTTCGCCGCATGCAGCTCTCGTTCTCCCGGCACTGGCAGGAGTCGGGCGGCGGGTTGATTCCCCCCAGCGCCTTTCCTGAACCGGAGGAATCAGGGCCCTGCGCCGCGGGCTTCATCGACAGTGCGGGCAAGCTGGGCCTCACCGACGCGGAGCGCATGATTCGCGTCGTGATTGGCGCCGCGCGCGAGCGCATCTGGATTGCCAACGCGTACTTCTCACCGCCCAACGCGATTCTGGAGCAGTTGGAGGAGAAGTGTCGCCAGGGCGTGGAGATTCGCATCCTGGGACCCGGTCCCTGCCATGACGTGCCCATCATGCGGGCCTCCCAGCGTTCGACCTACGAGCGGTTGCTCGCCGCGGGCGTGCGCATCTGGGAGTACCAGCCGTCGATGATGCATTCGAAGACGCTGCTCGTGGACGACTGGCTGTCGGTGGTGGGCTCCACCAACATGGACTCGCTGTCGCTCAACAAGTTGAAGGAGGGCTCGCTCGTCATTCATGACGCGTCCTTCGTCCGCAAGCTGGCGCGGTGCTGGGCCAAGGACCTGCGGCACTCGAAGGAAATCACGCTGGAGAATGGCGGCCGGACCAACCCGTGGCGGCGGCTGGCCCGCAGGGCGACGCAGCTCGTGGGGCAGGACCGGTAG